A single genomic interval of Myxocyprinus asiaticus isolate MX2 ecotype Aquarium Trade chromosome 19, UBuf_Myxa_2, whole genome shotgun sequence harbors:
- the LOC127409866 gene encoding uncharacterized protein LOC127409866 isoform X1 encodes MVGSMNIKGDSLSSLRFGRMKTFLMTNIIAVTGILVATSSDYTALLVFRALFGFGVKGGWMVGYVLCAFAFVAGGLVLLLPKTKGVPLPDTADDTECPNRRGIFLAHTPTGHFIRNACTSTYSCDYLISQSCGSRAMHKIIMGQELWLMFTTSECGKNVISVISTVA; translated from the exons ATTTGGTAGAATGAAGACTTTCCTAATGACAAACATCATTGCAGTAACGGGAATTCTGGTTGCCACATCCTCTGATTACACTGCCCTGCTGGTGTTCAGAGCTCTGTTTGGCTTTGGAGTGAAgggtggatggatggttggatatGTGCTAt GTGCTTTTGCATTTGTGGCTGGTGGACTAGTTCTGCTGTTACCTAAAACCAAAGGTGTCCCTCTTCCAGATACTGCTGATGACACTGAATGTCCAAACAGGCGAGGTATTTTCCTTGCACATACACCCactggacactttattaggaatgcctgtacatctacttattcatgcgattatctaatcagccaatcgtgtggcagcagggcaatgcataaaatcattatgGGTCAGGAGCTCTGGTTAATGTTCACaacatcagaatgtggaaaaaatgtgatctctgtgatttcaaCCGTCGCATGa